AAATTGAGGGAAAAAAAGAATATTTAGATGAAGCTTCCAAAATAATGATTGAAGCATGGAATATGTTTTATGACGACAAATCAAAACTACTTCAAAAAAATCCTATCAAAATAAATGATCTTTTCGTTAGTCCCGTTGATTTAAATGATAATAATATACCTAATGGTAATAGTGTTTATTTAACCCAAATAAATAAATTATATTACATAACAAATGATAAACACTGGTCTGAAAAATCACGTACACTTCAACAATCATTTCACCAAGTTTTAAACTCAAATTTTTCACAAATGTTTAGCTTTGTTAAAGCTTTAGATATGTATCACGAAACTATTTCATTTACATTTTATGGCGACAACAAAGAGATAAAAGATTATTTATTAAAAAACTATTTTGATAGAGCTATATTTATATACAACACAGAAAATAACTCTGATTCAGGTGTTGTAATTTGTAAAAATCAGACATGTTCAAACAAAATATCTAGTATTAATGAGATAAATGATTATTTAAAAGGTATAAGTAATTAAAATGATAAATAATAAAGATCAAATTATTAAATATTTTGAAGATGGCATCAAAGATGAAGGAAATCTAAAAGTTGGTGTTGAACATGAAAAATTTATATTTAATAAAAAAGATAACAAGAGAGTTGATTATTCGTCTTTAACAAAAATGTTTTATCATCTCTATGAGTTTGGTTGGAAACCAATCAAGGAAAACGATAATGTTATAGGTCTTAGCAAAGAAGATAAAAATATTACACTTGAGCCAGGAAACCAAATTGAATTATCTGGAGCAAAACTAAGTAATATTCATGAGGCGTGTTCAGAGTCTCATGAGTATTTATTTGAATTAAAACAAGTTTTAGAAAAACTTAATTTTAGAATTATAAGTGCAGGATTTGATCCTATATCCAAACTTTCAGAAATACCAAACAACCCAAAACAAAGATACGAGGTCATGACTAAAGACATGCCTGAAGGTGGAGCATTAAGTTTAGATATGATGTATAGAACATGCGGCACACAATTAAACATTGATTATACTTCTGAGGAAGATTTTTCAAAAAAGTTTAGGTTAGCAAATTATTTAGTTCCAATTAATATTGCTTTATTTGCAAATTCATCAATTATTGAAAAAAAAAATAGCAATTACTTTTCATACAGATCGCATGTGTGGCAACAAACATCACGTGGTGGCCTTCCTAAATTTTTTTTAGAAAAAGTAAATTTTGAAAATTATGCTGAATTTGTAATGAGTATGCCATTATTATTTTTACAATCTGATGGGAAATATATTTCAGGAAAAAAATATATATTTAAGGACTTCATGGATGGAAAAATAAATGAGATTAAAAATTTACAACCAACAGAGGCAGAATTGAGTACGCATCTTGGAACCATATTTACAGAAAACAGATTAAAAAAATATATAGAATTAAGATCTATGGATGCTTGTGGTTGGGATTGTTTATGCTCTGGTCCTGCTTTTAACACAGGACTGCTTTATGGAAATTTAGATGAAGCTCTAGATGTTGTGAAAACATGGGATGTGAATGAAGTTTTAGAGGCTTACAATAATGCACCAAAAAAAGGGCTCTCTACTCCTTTGATGGGCAAAGATCTGTTGTATTGGTCCTCAGTAATATTAAATATTTCTAAAAAAGGACTAACAAACAGAAATATACTAAACAAAAAAGGTATTAACGAGGAAAAATTTATAGATCATTTATTTAGAATTATTGAAAATAAAAAAACAAATGCAGATCATATGTTGTATAAATTTTCTAAAGATGAAAATTTAGCAAACTTATATGACCAATAAAATTATTGCTGTTCAAGGTAATAACTTAAATAACTTAAATCCATTAACAGATACTAGTATATTTCTTGCAAAAAGCGGTGAAAATAGAGGCTATAAAATCTTTTATTATGAACCAGAAAATCTATCAATTAAAAATAAAAAAGTTTTTGCAAATGGAAGTTTTATTAAAATTGATCACTCTAAAAAAAAATTTTTTAAAATAGTTAAAACATCACATATTGATTTATCCAAAGTAAAATTTATTTTAATTCGTCAAGACCCACCATTCAATCTTGAGTATATATCTACAACTTACATTTTAGATACTATTAAAAATAAAGTTAGAGTTATTAATAATCCTACTTCTATAAGAAATATTTCTGAAAAATTATATTCAATGAAGTTTATTAATTTTATGCCTGATACAATATTTACAAAAAAAGTAGAAGATATTTTGCATTTTTATAAAAAATATAAAAAAATTATACTTAAACCAATTCATAGTTACAGTGGTAATGATATTATTTTTATAAATAACAAATTAAATAAAAAACTAATTTCAAAATTTGTAAAAAAACATGGACACATAATGTGTCAAAAATTTTTACCAAAAATAAAATTTGGAGATAAAAGAGTTTTTATAATCAATGGTAAGATTTGTGGCTGTATTTCAAGAGTGCCAAAAGCTGGATCAATTTTAAGCAATATGAGCAAAGGTGCGAAACCAAAATTGATTAAATTAAGTAAAAAAGAAATAAAAATTTCTAAAATAATTGCAAAAGACCTTATGAAAGAAGATATATATTTTGCAGGAATTGACTTTATTGATGAAAAATTAAATGGAGATATAAACGTTACTTCGCCTACAGGATTAAAAACTTTTTTTGATTTATCAAATATAAACCTTGCAGATTATTTCTGGAAAGGTTTGAGAGCTTGAAAAATCTCACAAACCAACAAAAAGGTTCTTTAATGGCTTTTATTGGTGTTATGTTTATAACGCCAGATTCTCTTTTTATTAGATTATCTAACATAGAAACTTGGGGCATGCTTTTTTATAGAGGAGCAATACCTTTTTTAGTTGTGCTTTTTGGACTTATAATTTTTTACAAAAAAAATTTTTTTAATGCTTTATTCAAAATCGGTTACCCAGGATTATTTTATGTAATAAGTTTTTCGATTTGTAATATTACTTTTATAATCTCAATTCAAAATACCAATGTAGCAAATACATTATTAATGATAGCGCTTGCCCCGATGCTTTCAGCGATATTAGGAGCAATTTTTTTAAAAGAAAAACCTGAGAAGAAAACATGGGTTGCAATAATCATCACCTTTACTGCATGTGTTTACATATTTTACGATTCACTCAGCCTTGGTAATTTCTACGGTGATCTTTTTGGGTTAATTACTGCTTTTGGATTAGCTTGTAACGCTAATTTAGCAAGGTATGCAAAATCTACCGATTTAGTACCCTCTGCAGTGATCGGTAAATTATGCGTTGCTATATTTGCCTTTTTCTTCGTTAAAGACTTTGCGCTTGTTGGCACAGATATGATTTTTATACCTATTATGTGCGTTATGTGTGTTGCGATACCATTTGTTTTAGTGACGATAGCCCCACGATTTATAACTGCAGCTGAAGTTAACCTTTTTTTTCTTTTAGAGACAATTATTGGACCAATATGGGTCTGGCTAATTATTAAAGAACAGCCCTCTACCCAAACTATATTAGGAGGGATTGTAATTATAATTACAATTGCAATTCATTCATTATTAGCCATAAAAAAAACACAAACCAAAACTACTTAGCCGCCAGATTTAACTGACAGTAAATATATAAATGCAAAAAGAAGTAAAAAAGTCCTGGGCTCTTTTTATGGGAATAGGGGTAATGATGATTGCTCATGGATTGCAAATGCAATTGATGGGAATTAGATCAGTGCTTGAAGGTTTTAGTGTTTTAACAACTGGTATCTTCATGTCAGGATATTATGTTGGATATTTTATTGGATCAAAAACCACTCCTAATTTTGTATCGAAAGTTGGACACATAAGAGTATTTGCAGCTTTTGCATCACTTGCATCTTTAAGTGCATTATTAGCTGTCGTTTATGTTAATCCAATAATGTGGACTGTAAGTAGATTTGTAACAGGAGTGAGTTTAGTTAGTTGTTATGTGGTAACTGAAAGTTGGTTAAATGACAGAGCTACTAATAAAAACAGAGGTCAGCTGCTTTCAGCTTACATGATGGTTATATTTTTTGGTTTAGCAATTGGTATGTTGTTGCTTAATGTTAGCGAACCTAAGAACTATGAACCATTTATTTTAGTATCAGTATTATTATCAATTGCTCTTGTTCCAATTTTGCTAACAAAAAGACCTGCACCAAAATTCAAGAAAATTGAGACTATAAGTATTGTAGAATTATATAAAATTTCTCCACTTGGTACATTTAGTTCTTTTTTTACTGGTGTAATTCATGCAGCATTTTTTTCTTTAATTTCAGTTTATGCTACCCTTGCAAAATTATCTCTTTTAGAAACTTCAGTACTTTTATTTATTGCAACAATAGCTGGTGTGCTGGGTCAAGGGCCTATTGGATATTTATCTGATAAATATGATAGACGAACAGTTATTGTTATTTCAACTTTTGGAAGCTCAGCTTTAGCGTTTTTATCAATTCTTACTGCTAATGATCCATTACAAAATATATATTACATGAACGAACTAGCATTCAGAAAAATAGTATTTTTTGTAGCTGTTGGATTATATGCAAGCTTATGCCTACCATTATTTTCTTTAAATCTTGCTCACACTAATGATTTTGTACCTAAGACAAAATTTGTTGCAGCAGGAGGTGGTTTACAATTAATTTTTGGTTTTGGAGCAATAAGTGGTCCAATTCTTTGCTCTATCTTTATGGGTTGGTTTGGCTTAAACGGTTTTTTTGTTTTTCTAATACTAATTCACAGTTTAATCGGAGCATTTGGACTTTATAGAATGAGAGTGAGAGAAACTGTTGAAAATCCAGACTCAACTTTTACCCCAGTACCAGCAACTATTACTCCTGCAGGATTAGAGTTAGATCCTGATGCACCTGCAACATTAGATCAAAATTCAAATGCTGATGAAACCCAAAAAACTTTTGGATAAAATTCAATTAATCTAGAACCTCAATTTTATCTCCAGTATTTATACTTGAAGATGTTAAAATCTGACACCTAAGACCACCTTTTCTTAAAAATTCCTTTAAAACATTATCTTGATTTAATGATTCATTAAGATGTCTGCAGGGTCTACATAAATCCATACCCTCAACTTGAACAGATCCAATTTTTAGTTTTTTTCCAACCAAATCATTCAGCTTAATTCCTTTGGTAATTATATTTCTTCTAAAATTAATATATGGAATATTTAAACCGTATTTAATATTGTAATAATCAATGTTCTCAGACTCTATTAGAGATAATTGATTATATGGGTCGTTAAATTCTTTGAAATGCCTATCCCCTACTATGCCTTGATTTGCAATTACTTTAACTGTCTTTACTTCTTGAATTTTTTGATTGTTTTTTTCTGTAATTCCAATTTTAATAACTTCAGGCATTCAAAATAGTATGACTTATCTTTCCTCAAATCAACTTCAACAATACAAGGATGAGGGATTTGTTTCGCCTATAGATGTTTTTTCAAAAGACAAAGCAAAAGAAATTAGAGATGAAATTGAAACTATTGAACAAAGATTGCCTGGAGAATTAGAAAATGCAGGAAGATACAATGCACACCTCATCTCTCCTTTGCTTGATGAAGTAACGCATAATTCAAAAATATTAGATGCAGTACAATCCTTAATTGGTAAAGATATTCTCGTTTGTGGAACAACGTTATTTATAAAAAATCCAAAAGAAAAGGGATTTGTAAGCTATCATCAGGATGCAAAATATATTGGATTAGAGCCTTATAATTGGGTTACTGCGTGGGTTGCGATAACAGACTCAAATGAGCAGAATGGATGTATGAGAATGTGGTCAGGATCTCATAAAGATAACCTTAAAGACCATGATCAAAAATTTAATGAGGGAAATCTATTAACTAGAGGTCAAACAGTAAATGATGTTCCCGAACATGAAACGAAGGCATTAATACTGTCAGCAGGACAAATGTCACTACATCATCCTAAAACGGTGCATGGCTCAGGTTTAAACAAAAGCGATGATAGAAGGATAGGTTTTGTAATACAGAGTTACATAGGAAGTAATGTAAAACAAGTTATAGGAAAAAATAGTGTTCAGCTTGCAAGGGGAGAAGATAAATATAATTTTCATCATAAAATAGGAAGACCAAAATCATTATTAGATACAGATGACATAAAAACAAAAAAACAAGAAAACGACAATCTTCAAGAAATTTTTTATAAAGGGACCAATCAAAAAGGAAATTATTAAATTATGAAAAAAAAATATAAAGCTATGGTTCTATCTTGTATGGACCCAAGATTTCAAACTAAAGTTTCAAATTATTTAAAAAGAAGAAAATTAAACGGTAAATATAGTGCTTTTACAATTGCTGGTGCTGCGGTTGGTGTCACAGCTTCAAAGTTTAAAAAGTGGCACAGTACTTTCTGGGAAAATTTAAATACATCAATAAAAATACATAGAATTGAAAAGTTGATAGTTATAAATCATAAAGATTGCGGTGCAGCAAAAATTGTAAATGGAAAAAAAGAATTTACCCCTCACAATGAAATGAAAATTCATGAAAACTCGTTTGAAAAAATAAAGTTAAATTTAAAGAAAAAACATCCAAGACTTAAAGTAGAATTAAGTCTTATGTCATTAAATGGAAGAATAGATAAATTTTAATCTCTTATTTGAACAATTCGCCAGTAATACTGTGTTGATACATAATTTTCATATCTTCTAAAGAAAGTTTCTTTGGGTTTCCGCTAGTTGATGGGTCGTCAAGTGCCATTTTTGAAAGTCGATCAATATCAATTTTGTCTGGTTCAATAACATCAGCAAGTTTGTGTGGAATTTTAAGTTTTTTTCTCAAGTTTAATGTCCAATTTAAAAATTCATCGAATGTTTTGTTTTGAAACTCTAAATATTCACAAATTTTAACAATTTTTTTTTCAATTGCGTTTTTATTGAATGTCAAAACATAAGGCATAAAGATTGCGTTAGATAATCCATGATGGATATTATTTAATGCATTTACTGGATGGCTTAATGAATGGATTGCACCAAGTCCTTTTTGAAATGCAGTAG
The Candidatus Pelagibacter sp. RS40 DNA segment above includes these coding regions:
- a CDS encoding phytanoyl-CoA dioxygenase family protein yields the protein MTYLSSNQLQQYKDEGFVSPIDVFSKDKAKEIRDEIETIEQRLPGELENAGRYNAHLISPLLDEVTHNSKILDAVQSLIGKDILVCGTTLFIKNPKEKGFVSYHQDAKYIGLEPYNWVTAWVAITDSNEQNGCMRMWSGSHKDNLKDHDQKFNEGNLLTRGQTVNDVPEHETKALILSAGQMSLHHPKTVHGSGLNKSDDRRIGFVIQSYIGSNVKQVIGKNSVQLARGEDKYNFHHKIGRPKSLLDTDDIKTKKQENDNLQEIFYKGTNQKGNY
- a CDS encoding DMT family transporter, yielding MKNLTNQQKGSLMAFIGVMFITPDSLFIRLSNIETWGMLFYRGAIPFLVVLFGLIIFYKKNFFNALFKIGYPGLFYVISFSICNITFIISIQNTNVANTLLMIALAPMLSAILGAIFLKEKPEKKTWVAIIITFTACVYIFYDSLSLGNFYGDLFGLITAFGLACNANLARYAKSTDLVPSAVIGKLCVAIFAFFFVKDFALVGTDMIFIPIMCVMCVAIPFVLVTIAPRFITAAEVNLFFLLETIIGPIWVWLIIKEQPSTQTILGGIVIIITIAIHSLLAIKKTQTKTT
- a CDS encoding glutamate--cysteine ligase, with protein sequence MINNKDQIIKYFEDGIKDEGNLKVGVEHEKFIFNKKDNKRVDYSSLTKMFYHLYEFGWKPIKENDNVIGLSKEDKNITLEPGNQIELSGAKLSNIHEACSESHEYLFELKQVLEKLNFRIISAGFDPISKLSEIPNNPKQRYEVMTKDMPEGGALSLDMMYRTCGTQLNIDYTSEEDFSKKFRLANYLVPINIALFANSSIIEKKNSNYFSYRSHVWQQTSRGGLPKFFLEKVNFENYAEFVMSMPLLFLQSDGKYISGKKYIFKDFMDGKINEIKNLQPTEAELSTHLGTIFTENRLKKYIELRSMDACGWDCLCSGPAFNTGLLYGNLDEALDVVKTWDVNEVLEAYNNAPKKGLSTPLMGKDLLYWSSVILNISKKGLTNRNILNKKGINEEKFIDHLFRIIENKKTNADHMLYKFSKDENLANLYDQ
- a CDS encoding MOSC domain-containing protein — translated: MPEVIKIGITEKNNQKIQEVKTVKVIANQGIVGDRHFKEFNDPYNQLSLIESENIDYYNIKYGLNIPYINFRRNIITKGIKLNDLVGKKLKIGSVQVEGMDLCRPCRHLNESLNQDNVLKEFLRKGGLRCQILTSSSINTGDKIEVLD
- the gshB gene encoding glutathione synthase; amino-acid sequence: MTNKIIAVQGNNLNNLNPLTDTSIFLAKSGENRGYKIFYYEPENLSIKNKKVFANGSFIKIDHSKKKFFKIVKTSHIDLSKVKFILIRQDPPFNLEYISTTYILDTIKNKVRVINNPTSIRNISEKLYSMKFINFMPDTIFTKKVEDILHFYKKYKKIILKPIHSYSGNDIIFINNKLNKKLISKFVKKHGHIMCQKFLPKIKFGDKRVFIINGKICGCISRVPKAGSILSNMSKGAKPKLIKLSKKEIKISKIIAKDLMKEDIYFAGIDFIDEKLNGDINVTSPTGLKTFFDLSNINLADYFWKGLRA
- a CDS encoding carbonic anhydrase, translated to MKKKYKAMVLSCMDPRFQTKVSNYLKRRKLNGKYSAFTIAGAAVGVTASKFKKWHSTFWENLNTSIKIHRIEKLIVINHKDCGAAKIVNGKKEFTPHNEMKIHENSFEKIKLNLKKKHPRLKVELSLMSLNGRIDKF
- a CDS encoding MFS transporter; this encodes MQKEVKKSWALFMGIGVMMIAHGLQMQLMGIRSVLEGFSVLTTGIFMSGYYVGYFIGSKTTPNFVSKVGHIRVFAAFASLASLSALLAVVYVNPIMWTVSRFVTGVSLVSCYVVTESWLNDRATNKNRGQLLSAYMMVIFFGLAIGMLLLNVSEPKNYEPFILVSVLLSIALVPILLTKRPAPKFKKIETISIVELYKISPLGTFSSFFTGVIHAAFFSLISVYATLAKLSLLETSVLLFIATIAGVLGQGPIGYLSDKYDRRTVIVISTFGSSALAFLSILTANDPLQNIYYMNELAFRKIVFFVAVGLYASLCLPLFSLNLAHTNDFVPKTKFVAAGGGLQLIFGFGAISGPILCSIFMGWFGLNGFFVFLILIHSLIGAFGLYRMRVRETVENPDSTFTPVPATITPAGLELDPDAPATLDQNSNADETQKTFG